CGGTTGACGACGAGCCCGGCCAGGGGCATGCGCTCCTCGGCCAGGCGCTCGACGAAGTAGGACGCCTCGCGCATCGCGTCGCGCTCGGGCGCGGCCACCACGACGAACGCCGTGCCCGGGGCCTGCAGCAGCCGGTACGTCATCTCGGCCCGCTGCCTGAACCCGCCGAACACCGCGTCGAGCGCCGACACGAACGTCTGCAGATCCTTGATCACCTGGGCGCCCAGCAGCTTGGTCATCGCGCCGGCCATCAGCCCGAACCCGGCGTTCAGCAGCCGGAACGCGCTGCGCCCGCCCGCCTTGGCGGGTGCCGTGAGCAGCTTGATGAACCGGCCGTCGAGGAAGCGCCCGAGCCGCTCCGGCGCGTCGAGGAAGTCGAGCGCCGAGCGTGACGGCGGCGTGTCCACGATGATCAGGTCCCACTCGTCGGAGCGGCGCAGCTGGCCCAGCTTCTCCATCGCCATGTACTCCTGCGTGCCGGAGAAGCTGGAGGACAGTGACTGGTAGAAGGGGTTCGACAGGATCTGGCGGGCCCGTTCGGGATCGGCGTGCGCCTCGATGATCTCGTCGAACGTGCGCTTCATGTCCAGCATCATCGCGTAGAGCTGGCCGCCGCCCTCGGGCGAGCTGACCAGGCGCGGGGTGTTGTCCAGCTCGCTCAGCCCCATCGACTGGGCCAGCCGCCTGGCCGGGTCCACCGTCAGCACGACGGCGCACCTGCCGCGCTCGGCCGCCCGCAGGCCGAGCGCCGCCGCGGTCGTGGTCTTGCCCACGCCGCCGGCGCCGCAGCAGACGACGATCCTGGTGCCCTTGTCGTCGAGGATGGCGTCGATGTCGAGCCTGGCGGGCTTCTTCACGCTGCTCCCTGGGTGCGCATGCTCTGTGCCAGCTCGTACAGGCCGGCCAGGTCCACGCCGTCGGCCAGGAGCGGCAGCTCGTACCTCGTCAGACCGGCTCCGGCCAGCGTCTCGCGCTCGGCCCGCTCCAGCTCGGTGCGGCGGGCGTGCTCCACGACCTCCTCGGCGAGCGCCTCGGCGAGCGCCGTGGCCTGCGAGCCGTCGGTCACCCCTGCGGCCTTGAGCCCCACCGCGAGCTCCTCAGAGGAGAAGCGGCCCTTGACAGCCGTGTCAAGTGCGGCCTGTGGCAGCAGGGATTGGCGCACCATGTTGATGATAATTCCACCGGCGGGCAGACCGGCGGCGCGCAATTCCGCGATGCCGTCGAGGGTCTCCTGCACGGGCATCTCCTCCAGCAGCGTGACGAAGTGCACAGCCGTTTCGGGAGATTTCACGACACCGCTGACCAGGTCGGAGTGGTTCTTGATGGGACCGACCCTGGCCAGGCCCGCGACCTCCTTGGTGACATTCAGGAAGCGCGTGATGCGGCCGGTGGGCGGCGCGTCGAGCACGACCGCGTCGTAGATGCGGCGGCCGTTCCTGCCGCGCCTGCGCACGGCCTCGGTCGTCTTGCCCGTGACGAGCACGTCGCGGAAGCCGGGGGCCACGGTGGTGGCGAAGTCGACGATGCCCATCTTGGTCAGCGCCCGGCCGGCCCTGCGCATCCCGTAGAACATCTCCATGTACTCGAGCATGGCCTCCTCGGGATCGATGGCCAGCGCGTACACGTCACCGCCGTCCGGCGCGACCGCGATCCTGCGCTCCTCGTACGGGAGCGGTGGCAGGTCGAAGATCTGCGCGATGCCCTGCCTGCCCTCCACCTCCACCAGCAGCACCTTGCGGCCGCCAGCGGCCAGGGCGAGAGCGAGGGCGGCGGCGACGGTCGTCTTGCCGGTGCCGCCCTTGCCGGTGACGACGTGCAGCCGTACGTCGGCCCAATCCGTGTCCGGAGAGTCCACGCTCCCACGCTACCGAACGGTCACTTGTCGTCTGCCTGCGACCAACCTTTGAGATTGCTCACACTACGCTGATCCCCATGAAGAAATGGGAGTACCTCACGGCACCCGTGCTGATCCACAACACGAAGATGATTCTCGACAACTTCGGCGCCGACGGCTGGGAGCTGGTCCAGATCGTCCAGGGCGCCACGCCCGAGCAGCTCGTCGCCTACTTCAAGCGGGAGAAGCAGTGACGACGCCCGAGCAGCGCGTCGAGGAGCTGGGGTTCACCCTGCCGTCGCCCGCCAAGCCCGCGGGCTCCTACCTGCCCGTCGTCCGCACCGGCGACCTGCTCTACACCTCGGGTCAGGTGCCGATGATCGAGGGCAAGCTGCACCAGACCGGCAAGCTCGGCGTCGACCTGGGGGTCGACGAGGGCAAGGCGCAGGCCCGCATCTGCGTGCTCAACGCGCTGGCCGCGCTCAAGGCCGAGCTGGGCGAGCTGTCCAGGGTGCGGCGGATCGTCAAGGTCGTGGTGTTCGTGGCCAGCGCGCCCGACTTCACCGAGCAGCCCCAGGTGGCCAACGGCGCCAGCGACCTGCTCGCCGAGGTGTTCGGTGACCAGGGCAGGCACGCGCGCAGCGCCGTGGGCGTGGCCGCGCTGCCGCTGGACGCGCCGGTCGAGGTGGAGCTGATCGCCGAAGTCGGCTGAAGCGGGCATATGTCACCATGACCGAGTGATGTTCTAGGAGGAGGTCATGTGACCGGATTGCCGCTTCCAGCCGAGCTAGCCGACCGGGCGCGCGACGTCCTGGCCGGCCGGGTCCAGCCGGTGCCGGCGCGGGACGCCGCCACGGTGGTGCTCCTGCGCCCGGGGCCGGAGGTCTACCTGCTGCGGCGCAAGGCGACGATGGCCTTCGCCGCGGGCGCGTACGTCTTCCCCGGCGGCTCCGTGGACGTGCGTGACACCGACCAGGCGGTCGCCTGGGCGGGGCCGTCCCCCGCGGAGTGGGGCAAGGTCTTCAAGGCGGACGAACGGCTGGCGCGCGGGCTGGTGTGCGCGGCCGTGCGCGAGACGTTCGAGGAGTCCGGCGTGCTGCTGGCAGGCCCCGGGCCCGGCTCGGTGGTGGCCGACACGACGGGCGACGACTGGGAGGCCGACCGGCTGGCGCTCATCGATCGCAGCCTCGGCTTCGCCGACTTCCTGGCCAGGCGCGGGCTGGTGCTGCGGGCCGACCTGCTCAAGGCCTGGGCGCACTGGATCACGCCGGAGATCGAGCGTAAGCGCTTCGACACGCGGTTCTTCGTCGCCGTGCTGCCCGAGGGGCAGCGCACGCGTGACGTGGGCGGCGAGGCCGACGCGGTGGTGTGGCGGCGCCCCGCCGAGGCGCTGAACGGCGGGTTCTTCCTGATGCCGCCCACCCATCACACGCTGACCGAGCTGAGCGCGTACGGCAGCGTGGCCGACGTCCTGGCGGCGCCCCGCGAGATCGAGACGATCATGCCCAGAGCCGTGGAGATCGAGGGCGAGATGCGGCTGGTGACGCGATGAGCGGCCTGCACATCCCGATCGACACGCCCGACGGGTCCCGTACCGCGCACGCCGAGAACCTGCTCGCCCCCAACCCCTCGGCGATGACCCTCGACGGCACCAACACGTGGGTGATCGGCGCCGGCGAGGAGGTGGTCGTCGTCGATCCCGGCCCGGACGACCAGGCGCACCTGAGCCGCGTACGCGACCACCTGGGCGAGCGCCGCGTCACCCAGATCCTGCTCACCCACGGCCATTTCGACCACAGCGGCGGCGCCCGCGGCTTCGCCCGCATGGTGAACGCGCCTGTGCGCGCCCTCGACCCGCGCCACCGGCTCGGCGAGGAGGGGCTCGGCGACGGCGACGTGGTGACCGTGGGCGGCCTGGAGATCCACGTCTACGGCACGCCCGGCCACTCGTTCGACTCGCTGTGCTTCTGGCTGCCCGCCGACCGCGCGATGCTGACGGGCGACACCGTGCTCGGCAGGGGCACCACCATCATCGCCCGCGACGGCGGCCTGGCCGACTATCTGCGCAGCCTCGACCGGCTCAGGGCGACGGCCGAGAGCCTGGAGGCGCGGGCGCTGCTGCCGGGTCACGGGCCGGTGCTGCCCGACCCGATCGGCACGCTCGACGCCTACATCGCGCACCGGCGCGAGCGGCTCGACCAGATCAGGGCGGCGCGCGCGCAGGGCGCCCGCACGCCGCGCCAGATCGTCACGATCGTGTACGCCGACGTCGACCGCTCACTCTGGCCGGCCGCCGAGATGTCGGTCGCGGCCCAGCTCGACTACCTCGACCGGTTGTAGAGCCGGTCCATGTCGAGGATGACCACGGCCTTGGCCTCGATCCGCAGCCAGCCCCGCTGCGCGAAGTCGGCCAGCGCCTTGTTGACCGTCTCACGCGAGGCGCCGACGAGCTGCGCCAGCTCCTCCTGGGTGAGGTCGTGGTGCACCCGCAGGCCGTCGTCGGTCTTGGTGCCGAACCGCTCGGCCAGATCGAGCAACTGCTTGGCCACCCGCCCGGGCACGTCGGTGAAGACCAGGTCGGCCAGCACGTCGTTGGTGCGCCGCAGCCGCTGCGCCAGCGCCCGCAACAGGTGCAGCGCCACCTCGGGCCGGCCGGTCAGCCAGGGCCGCAGGTCGTCGTGGCCCAGCCCGGCCAGCCGCACCTCGGTCAGCGCCGTCGCCGTGGCCGTGCGCGGCCGCGGGTCGAACAGCGACAGCTCGCCGAACATCTCGCTCGGCCCCAGCACGCTCAGCAGGTTCTCGCGGCCGTCCGGGGAGGTGCGGGAAAGCTTGATCTTGCCTTCCAGCACCACGTAGAGCCGGTCGCCCGTCTCGTTCTCGTGGAAGAGCGTCTGCCCCTTCGACAGCTGGACCTCGGTGATGCTCGTGCGCAGCGCCGCGGCGCTCTCGCGGTCCAGCGCGGCGAACAGGGGGGCCTTGCCCAGCACATCTTCGGTGTTCACTCTGCCTCCTCTGCTGCCATTGTGACTCACCCCACTCCGGGCAGCACACACAGGTTATGGGAATGCCGGAGTGTTCTGGGCTTGCCCGGGTGCGTGGAAGCCCGGGGGAAAGGTACCGGACCGCCGTTTCCGTACTGTGACCGGACTACCCGGAACCCCGCTCGATCGCCTCGATGGCGGCCCCTGCGCAGCGCGGCGACGCGAGCGAGCATCTCGCTCACGGCGTCATCCGGCCTGCCGGGAAAGCAGATCGTCCACCGAGGCGACCGCCGCCGCCATGGACCGGCTGAGCAGGACGCGGAGCACGTCCACGGACTTGGGCCGCGCCGCCGGATCCGGCAGCCGGCACTGCTGGACCGCGATGCGCAGCGCCGGCGTGAGCACGCGG
The nucleotide sequence above comes from Nonomuraea gerenzanensis. Encoded proteins:
- a CDS encoding ArsA-related P-loop ATPase, whose translation is MDSPDTDWADVRLHVVTGKGGTGKTTVAAALALALAAGGRKVLLVEVEGRQGIAQIFDLPPLPYEERRIAVAPDGGDVYALAIDPEEAMLEYMEMFYGMRRAGRALTKMGIVDFATTVAPGFRDVLVTGKTTEAVRRRGRNGRRIYDAVVLDAPPTGRITRFLNVTKEVAGLARVGPIKNHSDLVSGVVKSPETAVHFVTLLEEMPVQETLDGIAELRAAGLPAGGIIINMVRQSLLPQAALDTAVKGRFSSEELAVGLKAAGVTDGSQATALAEALAEEVVEHARRTELERAERETLAGAGLTRYELPLLADGVDLAGLYELAQSMRTQGAA
- a CDS encoding DUF4177 domain-containing protein, whose product is MKKWEYLTAPVLIHNTKMILDNFGADGWELVQIVQGATPEQLVAYFKREKQ
- a CDS encoding Crp/Fnr family transcriptional regulator, whose amino-acid sequence is MNTEDVLGKAPLFAALDRESAAALRTSITEVQLSKGQTLFHENETGDRLYVVLEGKIKLSRTSPDGRENLLSVLGPSEMFGELSLFDPRPRTATATALTEVRLAGLGHDDLRPWLTGRPEVALHLLRALAQRLRRTNDVLADLVFTDVPGRVAKQLLDLAERFGTKTDDGLRVHHDLTQEELAQLVGASRETVNKALADFAQRGWLRIEAKAVVILDMDRLYNRSR
- a CDS encoding ArsA family ATPase, with translation MKKPARLDIDAILDDKGTRIVVCCGAGGVGKTTTAAALGLRAAERGRCAVVLTVDPARRLAQSMGLSELDNTPRLVSSPEGGGQLYAMMLDMKRTFDEIIEAHADPERARQILSNPFYQSLSSSFSGTQEYMAMEKLGQLRRSDEWDLIIVDTPPSRSALDFLDAPERLGRFLDGRFIKLLTAPAKAGGRSAFRLLNAGFGLMAGAMTKLLGAQVIKDLQTFVSALDAVFGGFRQRAEMTYRLLQAPGTAFVVVAAPERDAMREASYFVERLAEERMPLAGLVVNRVHVAPASGLSAARSAAAAEDLESRGEHELTAAVLRLHAGRMQLAARESREQEHFVSAHPTVPVVQVRAMSEDVHDLAGLREIGNLLATA
- a CDS encoding NUDIX hydrolase; protein product: MPLPAELADRARDVLAGRVQPVPARDAATVVLLRPGPEVYLLRRKATMAFAAGAYVFPGGSVDVRDTDQAVAWAGPSPAEWGKVFKADERLARGLVCAAVRETFEESGVLLAGPGPGSVVADTTGDDWEADRLALIDRSLGFADFLARRGLVLRADLLKAWAHWITPEIERKRFDTRFFVAVLPEGQRTRDVGGEADAVVWRRPAEALNGGFFLMPPTHHTLTELSAYGSVADVLAAPREIETIMPRAVEIEGEMRLVTR
- a CDS encoding MBL fold metallo-hydrolase: MSGLHIPIDTPDGSRTAHAENLLAPNPSAMTLDGTNTWVIGAGEEVVVVDPGPDDQAHLSRVRDHLGERRVTQILLTHGHFDHSGGARGFARMVNAPVRALDPRHRLGEEGLGDGDVVTVGGLEIHVYGTPGHSFDSLCFWLPADRAMLTGDTVLGRGTTIIARDGGLADYLRSLDRLRATAESLEARALLPGHGPVLPDPIGTLDAYIAHRRERLDQIRAARAQGARTPRQIVTIVYADVDRSLWPAAEMSVAAQLDYLDRL
- a CDS encoding RidA family protein, coding for MTTPEQRVEELGFTLPSPAKPAGSYLPVVRTGDLLYTSGQVPMIEGKLHQTGKLGVDLGVDEGKAQARICVLNALAALKAELGELSRVRRIVKVVVFVASAPDFTEQPQVANGASDLLAEVFGDQGRHARSAVGVAALPLDAPVEVELIAEVG